From a single Drosophila sulfurigaster albostrigata strain 15112-1811.04 chromosome 3, ASM2355843v2, whole genome shotgun sequence genomic region:
- the LOC133842234 gene encoding uncharacterized protein LOC133842234, protein MAIHEQIDNLNIWWFPRDFCQSRFGEYQQSGTNSCTLISLILADKVAKSERFYHRVAELPPRGWELFGNAMNDGNSVYHNVITAHTPMARNLNLNIPDAISAIRSQHKMNFRLEEWFYTHMEADPSNPMYNRSVAMQLSRIFQITLQVFQQAGTNSGRDMASHLFAAIIADSRTVMMTFDFRASIVALFDSHQHGRDAGAVFAQCTIQNMDDLLFWFISMLHNVYSSRPALFEISFLSSQPGVAKRIPPAIKKVTNDVKKSQKTHS, encoded by the coding sequence ATGGCCATTCATGAGCAGATCGATAACCTGAACATCTGGTGGTTTCCACGCGACTTTTGCCAGTCACGTTTCGGGGAGTATCAACAGAGCGGCACCAATTCATGCACACTCATCTCATTAATACTCGCAGACAAGGTGGCCAAATCGGAGCGGTTCTATCACCGTGTGGCAGAGTTGCCACCCCGCGGATGGGAGTTGTTTGGCAATGCGATGAACGATGGCAACAGTGTCTATCACAATGTCATCACTGCGCACACGCCGATGGCAAGAAATCTGAATTTGAATATACCAGACGCGATATCGGCGATACGATCACAGCATAAAATGAACTTTCGACTGGAGGAGTGGTTCTACACCCACATGGAGGCCGATCCCAGCAATCCCATGTACAATCGCAGTGTGGCCATGCAATTGTCGCGCATCTTTCAAATCACGCTGCAGGTCTTTCAGCAGGCGGGCACCAACAGTGGTCGCGATATGGCATCGCATCTCTTTGCCGCCATCATTGCCGACAGTCGCACGGTGATGATGACCTTTGATTTTCGTGCCTCGATTGTGGCGCTCTTTGATTCCCATCAGCATGGCCGGGATGCTGGCGCTGTTTTTGCCCAGTGCACCATACAGAATATGGATGATTTGCTATTTTGGTTTATCAGCATGCTTCACAATGTCTATTCCAGCCGGCCAGCCCTCTTTGAGATCTCGTTCCTCAGCTCACAGCCGGGCGTGGCCAAGCGCATTCCTCCGGCCATCAAGAAGGTTACCAACGACGTTAAAAAGTCGCAGAAGACGCACTCGTAG
- the LOC133842214 gene encoding LOW QUALITY PROTEIN: receptor-type guanylate cyclase Gyc76C-like (The sequence of the model RefSeq protein was modified relative to this genomic sequence to represent the inferred CDS: deleted 2 bases in 2 codons) produces MTRWPFNLLLLLSVAVRDCSNHTILTVGYLTALTGDLKERQGLSISGALTMALNEINTDPNLLPNVTLALRWNDTKGDTVLATKAITEMICDGIATIFGPEGPCYVEAIVSQSRNIPMISYKCAENRASSIPTFARTEPPDKQVVKSLIALLRYYAWNKFSILYEEVWGTVADLLKEQAIKKNMTINHKQSFMDDYGKCCEMMMSCCRSGYWYQVVQNTMNRTRIYVFLGSSNSLTDFMSSMETAGLFARGEYMVIYVDMMVYSEREASKYLRKVDQITRMKNCKSTENFNQLARSLLVVASTPPTKGYEAFTAQVRNYSSMPPFNFTVPELFSQSKFNKFVSIYAAYLYDSVKLYAWALDKMLRMEERVLTDEVISDVASNGTRVIDTIIKNRTYMSVTGSTIKIDQYGDSEGNFSVLAYKPYKWNITENIRCNYHMVPVAYFHQGEELPEYKLINGSIDWPSGGEKPTDEPMCGFANELCKKDDTHYTSTVAAVVLGVLLFCSGVVTMSIYRKWKIELEIEGLLWKIDICEIKGYSGNEIVASPSKVSLMSAQSYGSRWSHQFVTSTARLRGAVVRIKELKFPRKRDISREIMKEMRLLRELRHDNINSFIGACVEPTRILLVTDYCAKGSLYDIIENEDIKLDDLFIASLINDLIKGMMYIHSSQLIYHGNLKSSNCVVTSRWMLQVTDFGLHELRQCAESESIGEHQHYRNQLWRAPELLRNHNLHGSQKGDIYAFAIIMYEIFSRKGPFGQTNFEPKQIVDLVKQLPMKGEEPFRPEVESIIEAESCPDYVLACIKDCWAENPEERPEFGAIRNRLKKMRGGKTKNIMDQMMEMMEKYANNLEDIVSERTRLLCEEKMKTEDLLHRMLPQSVAEKLTMGQGVEPVSYDLVTIYFSDIVGFTAMSAESTPLQVVNFLNDLYTVFDRIIRGYDVYKVETIGDAYMVVSGLPIKNGDCHAGEIASMALDLLHAVKQHRIAHRPNETLKLRIGMHTGPVVAGVVGLTMPRYCLFGDTVNTASRMESNGEALKIHISNKCKLALDKLGGGYITEKRGLVSMKGKGEVVTWWLTGANEKAIQKKHVDMTDMPPPLFSRPRKSPKLNPDSRQPSLLAMHNCGAGSRRQSSVPRPTDVESTYSLQGSVYQVARESPRLPAKRERERERDRERERPSLNGLGGHFVGGALLESAQASLSTLNHSDTNETNCDTNEAAILDGELELNGGIGGASAASAAAAASLIRQPNALHKPLAMVRPHRIISAAQLPLDQVMSSSASSSAAHHVAELLLRESRSMDPMPQQQLRKRHERGKLPPSKLSKNNSRSLDTGVSLISGNPNGDVAAEDETDELGANPVDGNDGYDDEVGLLMRHDNGQLPPLRYSNSFANAHPTIVPTGMSSTGGGGSSSSRRRTSNVSTSSCAKHLNNNCNGGMSIEEDMQSPLLQRQASLTTPPEELMAHSKRWHSLEHMEPGVTGHGNSVSYAADIDGRHDASGDGVGVGLDGHVGLNQRGARSSKLGNWVANFFKGNGMRNSNSSTNGNGNESTLRRAGAGFTNMTAAAAARDRESIV; encoded by the exons ATGACGCGTTGGCCCTTTAACTTACTACTATTGCTCTCGGTGGCAGTACGCGACTGTAGCAATCATACCATCCTCACAGTCGGCTATCTGACGGCCCTCACTGGCGACCTCAAGGAGCGCCAGGGTCTGTCCATATCCGGTGCGCTGACAATGGCACTGAATGAG ATCAACACAGATCCCAATTTGCTGCCAAATGTAACGTTAGCGCTGCGCTGGAATGATACCAAGGGTGATACGGTGCTGGCCACCAAGGCCATCACCGAGATGATATGCGATGGCATTGCGACCATATTTGGCCCCGAAGGACCTTGCTATGTGGAAGCAATTGTCTCGCAGAGTCGCAACATTCCAATGATTTCCTAT AAATGCGCAGAGAATCGTGCATCCTCAATACCAACATTTGCACGCACCGAGCCGCCCGATAAGCAG GTTGTCAAGTCACTGATTGCATTGCTGCGATATTACGCATGGAATAAGTTCTCCATACTGTACGAGGAGGTGTGGGGCACCGTTGCCGATCTGCTCAAGGAGCAGgcaattaaaaagaatatgaCCATCAATCATAAGCAATCGTTCATGGATGATTATGGCAAGTGCTGTGAAATGATGATGTCCTGCTGTCGCTCCGGCTATTGGTATCAG GTGGTGCAAAACACAATGAATCGCACGCGAATCTATGTGTTCCTTGGCTCGTCGAATAGCTTAACGGACTTCATGAGCTCGATGGAGACGGCGGGTTTGTTTGCGCGTGGCGAGTACATGGTCATCTATGTGGACATGATGGTCTATTCCGAGCG TGAGGCCTCCAAGTATTTGCGCAAAGTGGATCAAATCACGCGCATGAAGAACTGCAAGAGCACCGAGAACTTTAATCAATTGGCACGCAGTCTGCTCGTTGTGGCATCCACACCGCCAACCAAAGGATACGAGGCGTTTACGGCCCAAGTACGCAACTATAGCTCGATGCCGCCATTTAATTTCACCGTGCCCGAGTTGTTCTCGCAGAGCAAGTTTAACAAG TTTGTGTCGATATATGCCGCGTATTTGTATGATTCGGTTAAGCTCTATGCCTGGGCATTGGACAAAATGCTGCGCATGGAGGAGCGCGTTCTCACCGATGAAGTCATCTCCGATGTGGCCAGCAATGGCACGCGCGTTATCGACACCATCATCAAAAATCGTACTTATATGA GTGTCACCGGTTCCACAATCAAGATCGATCAGTATGGCGACTCGGAGGGCAATTTCTCGGTGCTGGCTTACAAGCCGTACAAATGGAATATCACCGAGAATATACGTTGCAATTATCATATGGTGCCCGTGGCATATTTCCATCAAGGCGAAGAACTTCCA GAATATAAACTGATTAATGGTTCGATTGATTGGCCCTCGGGTGGCGAGAAACCCACCGATGAACCCATGTGTGGATTTGCCAATGAGCTGTGC AAAAAGGACGATACACACTACACATCCACGGTGGCAGCCGTGGTGTTGGGTGTGCTGCTCTTCTGCTCCGGCGTAGTCACCATGTCCATCTATCGCAAGTGGAAGATAGAGTTGGAGATTGAGGGTTTGCTCTGGAAGATTGATATATGCGAAATCAAAGGCTATTCTGGCAATGAAATTGTCGCCTCGCCCAGCAAA GTCAGTTTGATGAGCGCCCAGAGCTATGGCTCCCGGTGGTCGCATCAGTTTGTCACCTCAACGGCGCGTTTGCGCGGCGCCGTAGTGCGTATCAAGGAGTTGAAGTTTCCGCGCAAACGCGACATCTCACGAGAGATTATGAAGGAGATGCGTTTGCTGCGTGAATTGCGTCATGATAACATCAACAGCTTCATTGGCGCCTGTGTGGAGCCCACACGCATATTGCTAGTCACCGATTATTGCGCCAAAGGCAGTCTTTACGACATCATTGAGAACGAGGACATTAAGCTGGATGATTTGTTCATCGCCTCGCTCATTAATGACCTCATCAAG GGCATGATGTACATACACAGTTCACAGCTGATCTATCATGGCAATCTCAAATCCTCGAATTGTGTGGTCACCTCCCGCTGGATGCTGCAGGTCACCGACTTTGGCCTCCATGAGCTGCGCCAGTGTGCCGAAAGCGAGTCCATTGGCGAGCATCAACACTACAGAA ATCAACTTTGGCGCGCACCGGAACTGCTGCGCAATCATAATCTGCATGGCAGCCAGAAGGGCGACATTTATGCATTCGCCATCATCATGTACGAGATATTTAGTCGTAAGGGTCCGTTTGGACAAACCAACTTTGAACCAAAGCAAATCGTGGACTTAGTTAAGCAGCTGCCCATGAAGGGCGAGGAGCCATTTCGACCCGAGGTCGAGTCCATCATTGAGGCCGAATCGTGTCCAGACTATGTGCTTGCCTGCATCAAGGACTGCTGGGCCGAGAATCCCGAGGAGCGGCCCGAATTCGGTGCCATACG CAATCGCCTGAAGAAGATGCGCGGCGGCAAGACCAAAAACATCATGGACCAAATGATGGAAATGATGGAGAAGTATGCCAACAATTTGGAGGATATTGTCTCGGAGCGCACGCGTCTGCTGTGCGAGGAGAAAATGAAAACGGAGGATTTGCTGCATCGCATGCTGCCGCAATCCGTGGCCGAGAAACTGACCATGGGCCAGGGCGTTGAACCCGTCTCCTATGATCTG GTGACGATCTACTTCAGCGATATTGTGGGTTTTACGGCCATGTCGGCGGAGAGCACACCGTTGCAGGTGGTTAAC TTTTTGAATGATCTCTACACGGTGTTCGATCGCATCATACGTGGCTATGATGTGTACAAAGTGGAGACCATAGGCGATGCCTACATGGTG GTCTCTGGTTTGCCCATTAAAAACGGTGATTGCCATGCGGGCGAAATAGCTTCGATGGCTCTCGATCTGCTGCACGCAGTGAAACAGCATCGCATTGCCCATCGGCCCAACGAGACGCTAAAGCTGCGAATTGGCATGCACACCGGGCCCGTGGTTGCCGGTGTTGTGGGTCTCACGATGCCCCGATATTGTCTCTTTGGCGATACGGTGAACACAGCGTCACGCATGGAGAGCAATGGCGAGGCGCTCAAGATACACATATCGAACAAGTGTAAGCTGGCGCTGGATAAACTCGGCGGCGGCTACATCACCGAGAAACGCGGCCTGGTCAGCATGAAGGGCAAAGGCGAGGTTGTCACATGGTGGCTGACGGGAGCCAATGAGAAGGCGATACAAAAGAAGCATGTGGATATGACGGATATGCCGCCGCCTTTGTTTAGTCGTCCACGCAAGAGTCCCAAACTCAATCCGGATTCGCGGCAACCCAGTTTACTGGCCATGCACAATTGTGGCGCCGGTTCGCGGCGTCAGAGCAGCGTGCCACGGCCCACGGATGTGGAGTCCACGTATAGTTTGCAGGGCTCCGTCTATCAGGTGGCACGCGAGTCGCCGAGATTGCCAGCGAAGCGGGAAAGGGAGCGAGAACGGGATCGGGAACGAGAGCGACCCTCGCTCAATGGACTGGGCGGACATTTCGTAGGTGGCGCGCTGCTGGAGTCCGCCCAGGCCTCGCTCAGCACGCTGAATCATTCCGATACAAATGAAACGAACTGTGATACTAACGAAGCCGCCATTCTCGATGGCGAACTGGAGCTAAACGGCGGCATCGGTGGTGCATCCGCCGCCTccgcagccgctgctgctagCCTCATTCGACAGCCGAATGCGCTGCACAAACCGTTGGCCATGGTGCGACCGCATCGCATTATTAGCGCCGCGCAGCTGCCCCTCGATCAGGTCATGTCCAGCTCAGCGTCGTCGTCAGCCGCGCATCATGTTGCGGAGCTGTTGTTGCGTGAGTCACGCTCGATGGATCCgatgccgcagcagcagctgcgcaaGCGGCACGAACGTGGCAAGTTACCGCCATCGAAGCTGTCCAAGAATAACTCACGCTCCCTGGACACGGGCGTCTCGCTGATTAGCGGCAATCCCAATGGCGATGTGGCCGCCGAGGATGAAACGGACGAGCTGGGCGCCAATCCCGTGGATGGCAATGATGGCTACGACGATGAGGTCGGTCTGCTGATGCGACACGACAATGggcagctgccgccgctgcgCTACTCGAACAGTTTTGCAAATGCCCATCCCACCATTGTGCCCACAGGGATGAGCAGCacaggcggcggcggcagcagcagcagcaggcgacGCACCAGCAACGTGTCGACGAGCAGCTGTGCCAAGCATttgaacaacaattgcaacggCGGCATGAGCATCGAGGAGGACATGCAAtcgccgctgctgcagcgtcAAGCGTCGCTCACCACGCCGCCCGAAGAGTTGATGGCGCACTCCAAGCGCTGGCACTCACTCGAACACATGGAGCCGGGCGTCACCGGACATGGCAACAGCGTCAGCTATGCCGCCGACATCGATGGCCGCCACGATGCGTCGGGCGACGGTGTTGGCGTTGGCTTGGATGGCCATGTGGGTCTCAATCAGCGGGGAGCGCGCAGCAGCAAACTGGGCAATTGGGTGGCCAATTTCTTCAAGGGCAACGGCatgcgcaacagcaacagcagcaccaatggcaacggcaacgagtCGACGCTGCGACGAGCCGGCGCTGGCTTCACCAATatgacagcagctgctgctgctcgggATCGTGAGAGTATTGTGTAG